The following proteins are co-located in the Legionella busanensis genome:
- a CDS encoding thaumatin family protein, with the protein MLKELRIFSYLIILFFSSSLIAAEIEKPVQSQPSDFSVKVEFKNNQLVVTNASDKPVNLNNTTIKFHYLGKVFSAVLNQKEVKLNLLAMDAKESGEEDNLYNLTIQEGLVLAPHESLRFKLVTDNKDTPHRFQLTKVSKDALAIATGTLQLTLQSTPLEGLRNPVITVEGSGVTRTKRVTWGTTWEVIKLPPGDYKVSATAVHNRIQFYEFKPITVTIAASQVISKELFFEQAPTTPVKVTLTNAPIARPLITLTGAKYTIPKYVYNNTIMNLPADTYKVTSDISGYSVSYTPNPLKVPDATTLNIVYTAINQNTGRNITFVNQCPFPVWFGFISGATPNPPGRSCNSDADCQAGSTCVNRGAGGNQCFWKNPAPADNNFRLAANGGTNVVQLPRYQNNLGAIWSGAIAGRTNCTAAGCETANCGGGTGACPAGRGFEQPATQAEITMGINSPDFYDVEVINGMNIPVQMSPVLSGPAPANPYDCGSPGAVTSSNSMGACSWAMNPPVVENNYVRAGGNACSSNGDCQAPNVCGLSFNPGKNPLLQKTCGTRIGYWTANQVCGMQNSYGAPFNCREVLPPPQQNLTLTNLYQCTQVGSCYQDGAASTCCGCANWDQLGIPVPNATYTKQCVNQNPTWRSKVLPTLQWLKKACPSVYTYPYDDMSSTFICQINNSSNINSVNYTVTFCPGGKTGGVTGS; encoded by the coding sequence ATGTTAAAAGAATTAAGAATTTTTTCATATTTAATTATCTTATTTTTTTCTTCTTCTTTAATTGCTGCTGAAATAGAAAAGCCAGTACAAAGTCAACCAAGTGATTTTTCAGTTAAGGTAGAATTTAAAAATAATCAATTAGTCGTAACTAATGCATCTGATAAGCCCGTTAATTTAAACAATACGACAATAAAATTTCATTATTTAGGTAAGGTATTTTCTGCAGTATTGAATCAAAAAGAAGTAAAATTAAATTTATTAGCAATGGATGCAAAAGAATCAGGGGAAGAAGATAATTTATATAATTTAACTATTCAAGAAGGATTAGTATTAGCGCCTCATGAATCACTTAGATTTAAGCTAGTTACAGACAACAAAGATACGCCTCATCGTTTTCAATTAACAAAAGTATCTAAAGATGCGCTTGCAATAGCAACTGGCACTTTGCAGTTGACTTTGCAAAGTACACCTCTAGAAGGGCTTCGTAATCCTGTCATTACTGTGGAAGGATCAGGTGTGACCCGCACAAAAAGAGTTACTTGGGGTACTACTTGGGAGGTAATAAAATTACCCCCTGGAGATTATAAAGTTTCAGCGACAGCAGTTCATAATAGAATTCAATTTTATGAATTCAAACCGATTACTGTAACTATTGCTGCTTCACAGGTCATCTCTAAAGAGCTTTTCTTTGAGCAAGCACCTACTACGCCCGTTAAAGTTACATTAACGAATGCGCCTATTGCTAGACCTTTAATTACTTTAACAGGTGCTAAATATACTATCCCTAAATACGTATACAATAATACGATAATGAATTTACCTGCAGATACTTATAAAGTAACTTCAGATATAAGTGGTTATTCTGTTTCTTATACACCTAACCCTTTGAAAGTTCCTGACGCTACTACCTTAAATATTGTATACACTGCGATTAATCAAAATACGGGCCGTAATATTACATTTGTAAATCAATGTCCGTTTCCTGTGTGGTTTGGATTTATTAGTGGTGCAACACCTAACCCGCCTGGAAGATCATGTAACAGTGATGCAGATTGCCAAGCTGGCTCTACCTGTGTGAATCGTGGCGCTGGTGGTAATCAATGTTTTTGGAAAAACCCAGCCCCTGCCGACAATAATTTTAGATTAGCTGCAAATGGCGGCACTAATGTCGTGCAACTGCCAAGATACCAAAATAACTTAGGCGCTATCTGGAGTGGCGCTATTGCTGGGAGAACAAATTGTACAGCAGCTGGGTGTGAAACTGCGAATTGTGGTGGTGGTACCGGCGCATGTCCTGCAGGACGCGGTTTTGAGCAACCGGCAACGCAAGCTGAAATTACTATGGGTATAAACTCGCCTGATTTTTATGATGTTGAAGTAATAAATGGTATGAATATCCCTGTTCAAATGTCACCGGTACTATCAGGGCCTGCACCTGCTAACCCTTATGACTGTGGTAGTCCGGGCGCTGTTACTTCATCAAACTCTATGGGCGCTTGTTCTTGGGCAATGAATCCACCGGTAGTTGAGAATAATTATGTAAGGGCAGGCGGTAATGCATGTTCTTCAAATGGTGATTGCCAGGCGCCTAATGTCTGTGGATTAAGTTTTAACCCTGGTAAGAATCCATTGTTACAAAAAACTTGTGGTACTCGTATTGGATATTGGACTGCAAATCAAGTTTGTGGTATGCAAAATAGTTATGGTGCGCCCTTTAATTGCAGAGAGGTTTTACCACCGCCACAACAAAATTTAACCCTAACAAATCTTTATCAATGCACCCAAGTTGGTTCTTGTTATCAAGATGGGGCCGCAAGTACTTGTTGTGGTTGTGCTAACTGGGATCAATTAGGGATACCAGTGCCAAATGCTACTTACACTAAGCAATGTGTTAACCAAAATCCAACTTGGCGTTCTAAAGTGTTGCCTACGTTACAGTGGTTAAAAAAGGCATGTCCTTCTGTTTACACCTATCCTTATGATGATATGAGTAGTACTTTCATTTGCCAGATTAATAATAGTTCAAACATTAATAGTGTGAATTATACGGTAACATTTTGTCCAGGTGGCAAAACAGGTGGTGTAACTGGAAGTTAA
- the trpS gene encoding tryptophan--tRNA ligase translates to MKKIILTGDRPTGKLHLGHYVGSLANRIKLQDEYNQFVMIADTQALTDNFETPEKIIDNVYEVALDYLAVGIEPTKSTIFIQSQIPELAELTTYYLNLVTLGRLERNPTVKAEIQQKNYDLSIPAGFFCYPVSQAADITAFKAETVPVGDDQVPMIEQTNEIVRKFNRIYNTDCLKEAKAILSKTPRLVGIDGQSKASKSLGNAIFLADNAEEVKRKVYMMFTDPNHLRVSDPGQVEGNVVFAYLDAFHPDKEEVNALKAHYKKGGLGDSVIKKLLTQTLENLLEPIRERRASLKRNEVLDILITGTLAAREVAKTTLTEVRDAIGLRYFN, encoded by the coding sequence ATGAAAAAGATTATTCTCACCGGGGATCGACCTACTGGGAAATTGCACTTAGGGCATTATGTTGGCTCTCTAGCTAATCGTATTAAGCTCCAAGATGAATATAATCAATTTGTAATGATTGCAGACACGCAAGCGCTTACTGATAATTTTGAAACGCCTGAGAAGATTATTGATAATGTTTATGAAGTTGCCTTAGATTACTTAGCAGTTGGTATTGAACCTACTAAAAGTACAATTTTCATTCAATCTCAAATTCCAGAACTTGCTGAATTAACGACTTACTACTTGAATTTAGTAACGCTTGGCCGCTTAGAGCGTAATCCTACTGTCAAAGCAGAAATTCAGCAAAAAAATTATGATCTATCCATTCCGGCAGGATTTTTTTGTTACCCAGTTAGTCAAGCTGCTGACATTACTGCATTTAAAGCAGAAACAGTTCCTGTTGGTGACGATCAAGTGCCTATGATTGAACAAACGAATGAAATTGTTAGAAAGTTTAATCGTATTTACAATACTGATTGTCTTAAAGAGGCTAAAGCTATCCTTAGTAAGACGCCACGTTTAGTGGGAATTGATGGGCAATCAAAAGCCAGCAAGTCGTTAGGAAATGCGATTTTTCTTGCTGATAATGCGGAGGAAGTTAAACGTAAAGTTTATATGATGTTTACTGATCCTAATCATTTGCGAGTGAGTGACCCAGGTCAGGTAGAAGGTAACGTCGTATTTGCTTATTTAGATGCTTTCCACCCAGATAAAGAAGAAGTGAATGCCTTAAAAGCTCATTATAAAAAAGGTGGGTTAGGAGACTCTGTGATTAAAAAATTACTCACCCAAACCCTAGAGAATTTATTAGAGCCCATACGGGAGAGACGAGCGTCTTTAAAGCGCAATGAAGTACTTGATATCCTTATCACAGGTACTCTTGCGGCAAGAGAAGTAGCTAAAACAACGCTTACGGAAGTAAGAGATGCAATTGGCTTGCGTTATTTTAATTAA
- a CDS encoding murein L,D-transpeptidase catalytic domain family protein — MIKGLLLYLAVTSASFAMPSLDFFQQKVANTYNLMGLITSIFNPTVQTNIQNDPFNDIKAMLENKDYLLSDAVINKVLTTLKCATTYNVEHNNVLAIIDYSLPSSEKRLWVFDLNQKKLLFHTYVSHGINSGTLLSNYFSNKYNSKASSIGVYETDKAYRGREGLSLQLTGLDQSFNDNAAGRAIVIHPGWYVEEDFIKKYGRAGRSWGCPALPEHLSEAIINTIKDKALLVIYYPNDKWFAKSKFLNCDNHSTIAADAQLFPELKPDEDSIPKEEILFADLNKNNKREENEPILAITADNYERLFQIKVPLSRMLRRQINNTEYVALNGSEFKTLIATNNILLNTNKDDLNAVYFVIPEVKMNRGYYQTQMKIILLGKAKDVRLNSTSLIENGDTKVYNIYFDTQSFISLKSTKQFIRWLGL; from the coding sequence ATGATAAAAGGCCTGTTATTATATTTAGCAGTTACATCAGCTTCTTTTGCTATGCCTTCACTGGATTTTTTCCAGCAAAAAGTAGCCAATACTTATAATTTAATGGGTTTGATCACGTCTATTTTTAATCCTACTGTACAAACTAATATACAAAATGATCCATTTAATGATATTAAAGCAATGCTTGAAAATAAGGATTATTTATTAAGTGATGCGGTTATTAATAAAGTATTAACTACCTTAAAATGTGCAACAACATATAATGTTGAACATAATAATGTTTTAGCTATCATTGATTACTCTCTACCATCTAGTGAAAAAAGACTTTGGGTCTTTGATTTAAACCAGAAAAAGTTACTTTTTCATACTTATGTTTCACATGGTATTAACTCCGGTACTCTCTTATCTAATTATTTTTCTAATAAATACAATAGTAAAGCAAGCAGTATTGGGGTTTATGAGACTGATAAAGCTTATCGAGGTCGCGAAGGATTATCTTTGCAACTTACAGGTTTAGATCAAAGTTTTAATGATAATGCCGCAGGACGCGCTATCGTTATACATCCGGGTTGGTATGTTGAAGAAGATTTTATAAAAAAATATGGTAGAGCGGGCCGTAGTTGGGGTTGCCCGGCATTGCCTGAACATTTAAGTGAAGCGATTATTAATACTATCAAAGATAAAGCATTATTAGTCATTTATTATCCCAATGATAAGTGGTTTGCGAAATCAAAATTTTTAAATTGTGATAATCATTCAACCATAGCGGCTGATGCACAGCTGTTCCCTGAGCTAAAACCAGATGAAGATAGTATTCCTAAAGAAGAAATACTTTTTGCTGATTTAAATAAAAATAATAAACGCGAGGAAAACGAACCTATTTTAGCAATTACAGCAGATAACTATGAACGCCTCTTTCAAATTAAAGTCCCCCTTTCTAGAATGCTACGCCGACAAATTAATAATACTGAATATGTAGCTCTTAATGGATCTGAATTTAAAACGTTAATAGCTACTAATAATATTCTTCTTAATACTAACAAAGATGATTTAAATGCAGTTTATTTCGTTATTCCAGAAGTCAAAATGAATCGTGGGTATTATCAAACGCAAATGAAAATTATTCTTTTAGGGAAAGCAAAAGATGTGCGACTTAACAGTACATCTCTAATAGAGAATGGTGATACCAAAGTATATAATATTTATTTTGATACTCAATCTTTTATTAGCTTAAAATCTACCAAGCAGTTTATTCGTTGGCTTGGCCTTTAA
- a CDS encoding SDR family oxidoreductase yields the protein MQEQQQPPQHQNQQPGIEAEMTPKPEYLSPSYKGSDKLKNKVALITGGDSGIGRAVACAFALEGAKIVVHYLNEEEDAKETQRIIEEELGGQCHLIARNLQTYKACEDIVHEAIKQFKQLDIIVNNCAEQHPQESFEDISCEQLEETFKTNFFSYFYVIKAALPHLKKGSTIVNTTSVTAYKGSDHLIDYSSTKGAIIAFTRSLSQNLVQKGIRVNAVAPGPIWTPLIPATFSKEEVAEFGNQVPMKRAGQPSEMAPAYVYLASEDSSYMTGQVLHPNGGVIVNG from the coding sequence ATGCAAGAACAACAACAACCACCACAACATCAAAATCAGCAACCAGGTATCGAAGCAGAAATGACGCCCAAGCCTGAGTATCTTTCCCCCTCTTATAAGGGAAGTGATAAATTAAAAAATAAAGTTGCTTTAATTACTGGTGGCGATAGCGGTATCGGGCGCGCCGTGGCTTGTGCATTCGCCTTAGAAGGTGCAAAAATTGTCGTCCATTATCTAAATGAAGAAGAAGATGCAAAAGAAACTCAAAGGATTATTGAAGAAGAATTAGGCGGCCAGTGTCATTTAATTGCTCGCAATTTACAAACGTATAAAGCCTGCGAGGACATTGTTCATGAGGCAATTAAACAATTTAAACAATTAGACATTATTGTTAATAACTGTGCCGAGCAGCATCCCCAAGAATCTTTTGAAGATATTAGCTGTGAGCAATTAGAAGAGACTTTTAAAACCAATTTCTTTTCTTATTTTTATGTAATAAAAGCAGCATTGCCTCATTTAAAAAAAGGAAGCACTATTGTCAATACCACCTCAGTAACAGCTTACAAAGGTAGTGATCATTTAATTGATTACTCGTCTACTAAAGGTGCGATTATTGCTTTTACCCGCTCCCTTTCACAAAATTTAGTGCAAAAAGGGATTAGAGTTAATGCTGTTGCGCCAGGCCCAATATGGACGCCCTTAATTCCTGCCACTTTTTCCAAAGAGGAAGTTGCTGAGTTTGGCAATCAAGTGCCTATGAAACGGGCGGGCCAGCCATCAGAAATGGCACCTGCTTATGTATATTTAGCTTCTGAAGACTCTTCTTATATGACAGGTCAAGTTTTGCATCCTAATGGAGGCGTTATAGTAAATGGCTAA
- a CDS encoding SH2 domain-containing protein produces the protein MKHSIFKQIPLAERPEVVGHLKFNSIINREGAENLLDIAQSGEYILRKSSLGSDCIALSLVAENIADEEPMKINSRNLNIYHFLIDAKNPTHDQFTKAKDPVEEIRKYIEFATQNKEFISPKKYSMLANLTSKFSKSLTVEEETPTLKF, from the coding sequence ATGAAACACAGTATTTTTAAACAAATTCCTTTAGCAGAAAGACCTGAAGTAGTTGGACATCTTAAATTTAATTCAATTATTAATAGAGAAGGTGCTGAAAATTTGCTAGATATAGCTCAATCTGGCGAATATATCCTGCGAAAAAGTTCACTTGGCTCAGACTGTATAGCTTTATCACTCGTCGCTGAAAATATAGCTGATGAAGAACCAATGAAAATTAATTCTAGAAATCTTAATATTTATCATTTCTTGATAGATGCTAAAAACCCGACGCATGATCAGTTTACAAAAGCCAAAGATCCAGTTGAAGAAATAAGGAAATATATTGAATTTGCTACACAAAATAAAGAGTTTATAAGTCCTAAAAAATATTCAATGCTAGCAAATTTAACGTCGAAATTTTCTAAATCATTAACTGTAGAAGAAGAAACGCCTACTCTTAAATTCTAA
- a CDS encoding cytochrome P450, translating to MTTYTLMQLKQTSTPKEFAHHLCEMGPVFWWEPGKFWVVTKYDLAKQVLLSEDFSCDRSPFFISRMPEMDLSLIQDFFKVVSKMMVMSDAPDHTARRRICYQGFTSQKLNELKPLIEQTLKRSLTRLKPNEPFDFVKNIAEVIPSTTLAELFAIPDNERLDFYNWSNNMTQFFGGSTTYFNEDGIKVNNSAKNLYNYFANLIQRKRTNPEDDFLSTLLKYQEHFNLNDDEIISQAIMMLVAGQVTTTDQLCNNLYSLLSIPGLWQKMGNQLNELDAYIEEANRLDPAVTFIFRVTKNDTYIGNQFIKAGSVIFISTHAINRDPDYFPNPDEIELSTRSNAHFSYGYGGHFCLGAKLARIEMHLVFKTLLQQYPTLQLANHLPAIRKHHSLSFSGFEQLWITSN from the coding sequence ATGACGACGTATACTTTAATGCAGTTAAAACAGACTTCAACACCTAAAGAATTTGCCCATCATTTATGTGAGATGGGCCCTGTATTTTGGTGGGAGCCAGGTAAATTTTGGGTGGTTACTAAATATGACTTGGCAAAACAAGTTTTATTAAGTGAAGATTTTAGCTGCGATCGCAGTCCTTTTTTTATTTCTCGCATGCCTGAAATGGACTTATCATTAATTCAAGACTTTTTTAAAGTAGTGAGTAAAATGATGGTGATGAGTGACGCGCCTGACCATACGGCAAGACGCCGTATCTGCTATCAAGGCTTCACTAGTCAAAAACTCAATGAACTTAAACCACTTATTGAACAAACGTTAAAGCGAAGCTTAACGCGTCTTAAGCCCAATGAACCTTTTGATTTTGTCAAAAATATTGCAGAAGTTATTCCATCAACAACGTTAGCAGAGTTGTTTGCTATTCCTGATAATGAACGCCTAGACTTTTATAATTGGTCTAATAACATGACCCAGTTTTTTGGTGGCTCAACAACTTATTTCAATGAGGATGGCATTAAAGTTAACAATAGCGCAAAAAATTTATATAATTATTTTGCTAACTTAATTCAGCGCAAACGTACAAACCCTGAAGATGATTTTCTAAGTACCCTTCTAAAATATCAAGAACATTTTAATTTGAATGATGACGAAATTATTTCTCAGGCAATTATGATGTTAGTTGCAGGACAAGTTACTACCACCGATCAATTATGTAACAATCTCTATAGTTTGCTTTCCATCCCTGGTCTTTGGCAGAAAATGGGTAACCAACTTAATGAGTTAGATGCATATATAGAAGAAGCCAATCGACTAGATCCAGCTGTTACTTTTATTTTCCGGGTGACAAAAAATGATACTTACATAGGTAATCAGTTTATTAAAGCAGGCAGTGTAATCTTTATTTCTACGCATGCTATTAATCGCGATCCTGATTATTTCCCTAATCCGGATGAGATAGAACTGAGCACACGTTCAAATGCTCATTTTAGTTACGGTTATGGTGGCCATTTTTGTTTAGGCGCAAAACTCGCGCGAATAGAAATGCATTTAGTGTTTAAAACACTGTTACAACAGTATCCAACTTTGCAACTCGCTAACCATTTGCCAGCGATTAGAAAGCATCATAGCTTATCCTTTTCTGGCTTTGAACAACTATGGATAACATCAAATTAA
- a CDS encoding TauD/TfdA family dioxygenase gives MITLPIEIPFHPYLIENRNQKSLADFNLNNLLEETRRHKIILLRGFEALTRDELLNYCSSQAKLLHWDFGPVMEMQPDVNAKNYLFTHSDVPLHWDGAFYQEPHFLFFHCLEAPKQNTGGETLFVNTETVWNDASDEQKQAWLNYELTFSTEKLAHYGGHIKRKLIAKHPDTAKTIMRFAEPVGEDYLNPVEVNVINKSKNESLSILQSISHLMRNPQYCYQHQWQTGDYLIADNFSLLHGRNAFSEVTPRHLRRIQIL, from the coding sequence ATGATTACCTTACCAATAGAAATTCCTTTTCATCCTTATCTTATTGAAAATAGAAACCAAAAAAGTTTGGCTGATTTTAACTTAAATAATCTTTTAGAAGAGACAAGACGCCATAAAATAATACTATTGCGAGGTTTTGAAGCGCTGACGCGAGATGAGTTATTAAATTACTGCTCATCCCAGGCAAAACTACTACATTGGGATTTTGGCCCAGTTATGGAAATGCAGCCTGATGTAAATGCTAAAAACTATTTATTTACCCATAGTGATGTACCTCTACATTGGGATGGCGCGTTTTATCAAGAACCTCATTTTTTATTCTTTCATTGCTTAGAGGCGCCTAAGCAAAATACAGGTGGTGAAACACTATTTGTCAATACAGAAACCGTTTGGAATGATGCATCCGATGAGCAAAAACAAGCGTGGCTTAACTATGAATTGACTTTTTCTACTGAAAAATTAGCTCACTATGGTGGCCATATTAAACGAAAACTAATTGCCAAACATCCAGATACAGCAAAAACAATCATGCGGTTTGCCGAACCTGTAGGCGAGGATTACCTTAATCCAGTAGAAGTGAATGTAATAAACAAAAGTAAAAATGAGTCACTATCTATCTTACAAAGTATTAGCCATTTAATGCGCAACCCACAGTATTGTTATCAACATCAATGGCAAACGGGTGATTACCTTATTGCCGATAATTTTTCACTCCTACATGGACGCAACGCATTTAGTGAAGTAACGCCAAGACACTTAAGAAGGATTCAAATATTATGA
- a CDS encoding isocyanide synthase family protein — protein sequence MMQGIAKEIIALLLKQKRQVKSYALNCQGNYCSNCQEPHLAKVVQAIMMEQPLTLILPAFPAKSANRQKTISSRPDLGEIMGLKNLNQLCHDIKQLHTPGVQLVICSDGRVFNDLVLVDDNDVDIYQQEIKSIIAANELTYLSTFSLDDVYTHCSYDTMREKLIKEFGEPLPSLKKRILANEILLYQFNGIHRFIIEDRLYLRQSISKNQVRKEAKLVAYEVLRRSNAWSHLLANYFPYAVRLSIHPQPCGSEKLGIQFLPANNCWATPWHNVLLKYKHSWQLIKRAEAERLGAKFNHDHYVLEAS from the coding sequence ATGATGCAGGGGATAGCTAAAGAAATTATTGCCTTACTTTTAAAACAGAAGCGACAGGTAAAATCGTATGCCCTAAATTGCCAGGGCAATTATTGTTCTAACTGTCAAGAGCCCCATTTGGCTAAAGTGGTGCAGGCCATTATGATGGAGCAACCACTTACTTTAATTTTGCCCGCCTTCCCAGCAAAATCAGCAAACCGACAAAAAACAATTTCATCTCGCCCAGACTTAGGTGAGATTATGGGTTTAAAAAATCTTAATCAGCTATGTCATGACATTAAACAATTACATACCCCCGGTGTTCAGCTTGTTATTTGTTCAGATGGCCGCGTTTTTAATGACTTAGTGTTAGTTGATGATAATGATGTTGATATTTATCAACAAGAAATTAAATCGATTATTGCAGCAAATGAATTAACTTATTTAAGTACATTTTCGCTAGATGATGTTTATACACATTGTAGTTATGACACGATGCGAGAAAAATTAATTAAGGAATTTGGTGAACCTTTACCTTCATTAAAGAAAAGAATTCTTGCTAATGAAATACTTTTATATCAATTTAACGGTATTCATCGCTTTATTATTGAAGACCGATTGTATTTACGACAAAGTATTTCTAAAAATCAAGTACGTAAAGAAGCAAAACTAGTTGCTTATGAGGTACTAAGGCGTTCCAATGCATGGTCTCATCTATTAGCAAATTATTTTCCTTATGCAGTGCGCTTATCAATTCATCCACAGCCATGTGGCTCAGAAAAACTAGGTATTCAATTTTTACCTGCTAATAATTGCTGGGCAACACCTTGGCATAATGTTTTACTTAAATATAAACATTCTTGGCAGTTAATTAAGCGGGCAGAGGCAGAGCGATTAGGCGCTAAATTTAACCATGATCATTATGTTTTGGAGGCTAGCTAA
- a CDS encoding LysR family transcriptional regulator: protein MIDFDALKVFITVIEKGGFHAAAQAMFKSQPAITNAIKKLEEQIDLILFDRNYYRPKLTSQGEKLYQRAKTLIAHWEHLNQFVELLQEDMETDITIAIDVFFPLNKLENLFRQWIAQFPQTHFHFLSESLGGACERLLQGQADLIISENLISKHAVEVIPLAIVLMPAVATPQFIEQYKEELSNLDTLKDCMQVILKDSSKTNFSFGVIEQCKHWTVSDVIAKKEIILAGLGWGRLPKHLIKNELNNGRLKILSGHHLDERLVPLEAIRLQKPAHGLIAKQLWSDLLNLKSNNVIP, encoded by the coding sequence ATGATTGATTTTGATGCTTTAAAAGTTTTTATAACTGTCATTGAAAAAGGGGGGTTTCATGCTGCAGCACAAGCGATGTTTAAATCCCAGCCAGCCATTACAAATGCAATTAAAAAATTAGAAGAGCAAATAGATTTGATTCTTTTTGATCGAAATTACTATCGGCCAAAGTTAACCAGCCAAGGTGAAAAATTATATCAACGTGCTAAAACATTGATTGCACATTGGGAGCATCTTAATCAATTTGTAGAGTTACTACAGGAGGATATGGAAACAGATATCACTATAGCAATTGATGTCTTCTTCCCCTTAAACAAATTAGAAAATTTATTTCGTCAGTGGATTGCTCAGTTTCCGCAAACCCACTTTCATTTCCTTTCTGAGTCCCTAGGCGGGGCCTGCGAACGTTTATTACAAGGCCAGGCTGATTTAATTATTAGTGAAAATTTAATCTCTAAACACGCGGTGGAAGTGATACCGCTTGCTATAGTATTAATGCCGGCTGTTGCAACACCGCAATTTATTGAACAATATAAAGAAGAGTTAAGTAACCTAGACACGCTTAAAGATTGTATGCAAGTTATTTTAAAAGACTCATCTAAAACTAACTTTTCATTTGGCGTTATTGAGCAATGTAAGCACTGGACGGTAAGTGATGTAATAGCAAAAAAAGAAATCATTTTAGCTGGCTTAGGATGGGGACGTTTACCTAAACATCTTATTAAGAATGAATTAAATAATGGTCGTTTAAAAATTTTATCTGGTCATCATCTTGATGAGCGCTTAGTGCCATTGGAAGCTATCCGTTTACAAAAGCCTGCTCATGGGCTAATTGCAAAGCAATTATGGTCTGATTTGTTAAATTTAAAAAGTAACAACGTTATTCCATAA
- a CDS encoding carboxymuconolactone decarboxylase family protein — MSTKFNDITKGINTQLAKMQKEMPDVMASFAALGQAAGKDGALNKKTKELIAMALAVANHCPGCIGFHSQKLVKLQTTKEELVETLAMAVYMGGGPSLMYAAEALEAFEEFSQ; from the coding sequence ATGTCAACAAAATTTAATGATATTACCAAAGGAATTAATACGCAGCTTGCTAAAATGCAAAAAGAAATGCCTGACGTTATGGCAAGTTTTGCAGCTCTAGGCCAAGCAGCAGGGAAGGACGGGGCATTAAATAAAAAGACAAAGGAGCTTATTGCTATGGCTTTGGCTGTGGCCAATCACTGTCCTGGCTGTATTGGATTTCATTCGCAAAAGCTAGTTAAGCTACAAACCACAAAAGAAGAGTTAGTGGAAACATTAGCAATGGCGGTTTATATGGGCGGTGGGCCTTCTTTAATGTATGCGGCAGAAGCTTTAGAAGCTTTTGAAGAATTTAGTCAATAA
- a CDS encoding phosphatase, translating into MRFLISLFTLGISFYTSADTIDHYMNIFNNIPKMQMKADPQAQAWARSARNILILADESIAETLAQGNELAKNQGRPFFCLPTGTNLSAETLHDIIIQTYNNLSSQQSDKNKMTVSQIAWLGVIQKYPCQKQPMAPGLGFNNQNQTMQHSETAPLNKK; encoded by the coding sequence ATGCGCTTTCTAATTAGCTTATTTACCCTTGGAATATCTTTTTATACTTCTGCTGATACAATTGATCATTATATGAATATTTTTAATAATATTCCTAAAATGCAGATGAAGGCAGATCCACAAGCTCAAGCTTGGGCTCGCTCTGCTAGAAACATATTAATCTTAGCTGATGAGAGCATTGCAGAAACACTTGCGCAAGGAAATGAATTAGCCAAAAATCAAGGGCGTCCTTTTTTCTGCCTACCTACAGGCACAAATCTATCTGCAGAAACATTACACGATATTATTATTCAAACTTACAACAACCTTTCAAGCCAGCAAAGCGATAAAAATAAAATGACAGTATCGCAGATTGCCTGGCTAGGCGTTATACAAAAATATCCTTGTCAAAAACAACCAATGGCACCAGGTTTAGGCTTTAACAATCAAAATCAAACTATGCAGCATTCAGAAACTGCACCTTTAAATAAAAAATAA